Within Sorghum bicolor cultivar BTx623 chromosome 2, Sorghum_bicolor_NCBIv3, whole genome shotgun sequence, the genomic segment TCAGTGTTCTTTCTAGTTCCACCTGATCTTTTGCAGCCTGAGTTGTGCTGATGTTTGCCGAAACACAACCTGTCCTTTCAGGATGCTAGCCAAGAAGGTGAAAAGGCTGATGAAGTGGAAAAGGCGAAGTCTTGTCAACTTGAATTTGGGAGTTATTGTCTCTGGTCCATTGAGCACAAAGAAATAATGAAAGATCATATAGTGAAAAGGCTAAAAGATCAACTCTTCGTAGCACGCTCATACTATCCAAGCATTGCAAAACTTCAAGGACAGGAAGCTCTGACTCAGGAAATGAAGCAAAACATTCAAGACCATGAGAGGATTCTTAGTGTATCAACAGTTGATGctgatcttccatccttgtaAGAATTTAATTTTACTTCTTAAGATCATAGTTCCTTGTGATGATTAGTCTTAAAGCTGATTGTGTGATGAGTATGTTACTAAGAACAAATTTTATTACATTGAATTTGGGTGTCCTTTAAGTTAAGaatgatctttttttttttttctgaatgcCCCTTAgggaatatatttatatttatgcctTACGAGACAAAGAGGTTTAATTCAATCTAGGGACGTTATTTCCAATTGTCAATAGGGCTTAGTACTTAGATAATTTGAATGACAAGTTATTTTGTGATTTCAGTATCAGCAAAAGGATGAAGCAGATGGAGCGAACAATAGTGAGAGCTAAATCTTGCACAGTAGATTGTAAGAATGTTGACAGGAAGCTTCGCCAGATACTTGATATGACTGAGGATGAAGCTCATTTTCATATGAAGCAGAGTGCATTCCTCTACAATCTCGGTGCCCAGACATTGCCGAAAAGTCATCATTGCCTATCTATGAGGTTGACACTAGAATATTTCAAATCATCTTCATTGGATTCTGATGATTCTCCTGGCAAGTTCAGTAGTCCAGAATACAGGCACTATGTTATACTATCTAGGAACGTTCTTGCGGCTTCTGTAGTGATCAACTCAACTGTGAGCAGTTCTAAGGTATTTGGCTGATATTTACAATGTTAATCTATACACTATCTTCTGAGCTGGGCATCCCTAGCATACTTACTGGTCTATTTTCAGGAGCCAGGCCACCTTGCTTTTCATATCCTAACTGATGCTCAGAACTACTATGCTATGAAACACTGGTTTGCCAGGAATTCATATAAAAATGCAGCTACCCAAGTCATAAACTACGAAGCAATTATTTTGGAGAAACTTCCAAAGTATACTATCCGGCAGCTGTATTTGCCAGAGGAGTTCCGTGTTCTCATTAGGAGCATTAAGCAGCCTACTGAAAACACAAGAATGAAATACCTGTCACTGTTTAGCCACTCACATTTCGTTATTCCAGAAATATTCAAGTATCTAAACAAGGTGGTTGTGTTGGATGACGATGTAGTTGTTCAGCGTGATCTGTCTTTCTTGTGGAATATTGATATGGGGGACAAGGTAAATGGCGCTGTTGAATTATGTGGTCTGAAACTGGGTGAAATGAAAAATGTCTTGGGTAAAACAGCGTATGATCCCAATTTGTGTGCATGGATGTCAGGGGTGAATTTGATTAATTTGGATAAATGGAGGGAGCATAATGTCACAGAGAACTATCTGTTGCTCATGAAAAAGGTTAGTATTACTCCAGGCCAGTAAATTCATGCTCTAGAATGTTATAAAAAGGGGTTGCATTAGGTGGTATGCCTTTCTATTTTTGCATGTTTACAGGTTTGAAAGAAATTTTCAGTCCAACCAGGTAGTTTGCTTTCTTTCATTTTCGTTGAAATTTCTCCAATAGAACTTTGAAAACAATGGTATCTTTTAGTGTATTTCAGATGTTTCTTCATATTGTTAGGTGGTTATTTATCTCATTCTTGTTTTGCTGCAGTTCAAATTCAAGGATGAACTGTCCCTGCGAGCAGCAGCATTTCCTCTAAGCTTGCTATCCTTCCAACATCTAATATATCCCCTAGATGAAAAATTGACTCTGGCTGGGCTTGGATATGATTATGGAATTGATGAAGTGGTTGCGCGGAGATCTGCATCATTGCACTACAATGGCAACATGAAACCTTGGCTTGAATTAGGTATACCGGACTACAAGAAGTACTGGAAGAGGTTTCTTGTCCGAGGAGATCGATTTATGGACGAGTGCAACGTAAATCCGTGATGCAGTTGGACCTGAAATCACAACAAGTGAGTAAATCTGTGACGCAGTTGGACCTGAAGTCAGAACAATTAGGATAGATGGCTACATCAGCTAGCCTTACTTAAGTTTGTGCCGGCAAATTGTGGAAGAGAACGAATTCTAGTGGTGGAGCCAGGATTTTTTGAGTTGGAtattcccaacatgaaagtagtaaacacaaaaatatatatacagtAGTATAAATTTGAGTAAATGCTGGGGACTGTGATCCATGGACCACCCTCTAGTGCCGCTCGCTCTTTCTAACAAATATTTCAAATCGTCGACttcatcttaggccttgtttagttcctagaaaattttgcaaaatttttcacattctctgtcatatcgaatctttagacacatatatgaagtattaaatatagacaaaaataaaaactaattgcacagtttggtcggaattgatgagacgaatcttttgagcctagttagtctataattaggcaatatttgtcaaatacaaacaaaaatggtaCAATGTcgatttcctaaaatttttcggaactaaacaaggccttacaaaaTCTTCATGACATACAGACAAatatactctctccattccaaattacaaGTTATTTTAAGAATCTTGGACTgtcctaagtttgaccaaatttatatgataaaataataatcatTATGATACCAGTTAAGTCTTATTAGGTTctctttaattatattttcatagaatACTCATTTTATATTACAAATCTTAatatttctctttataattttggtcaaacctaAAAacgctttgactctctaagatttttagaaggatttataatttggaacggcttataatttggaacggagggagtacatgccACAAAATAATATAACAATGCCAATTGCGCTATAAAATTTGGATTTGGGATTTAGAGAAGTGAATTATTGCAAAACTTGTCCATGTACCCTGCTAGTCCGTCTAGCTCGACAAACCCGAACATATATTAAGATCTAACTTACTAATTTCACCGGCCAATAGGTAATATGACACTAGCATATACTCATTTGGTCTCAAAATATATAGTTGACACTTTAGCTATGAATCTGGACAAATTATTAGCTGAAGTGTTAACTAGTTTAGGACAAAGAGAGTAGTCAACAACAAGATAAATTAATAGCCATGCTCCACTTTATATATCTGACACCATTGAGGCGCTGAACATGGTCGATGTGATGCcaccagaaaagacagatggagCTAATACTACTTGCGCTGATTAATTACTAGCACTAGTACTTTCTTAGATGCCACACGACGGCCGCCCGATGCTTGATGGCTGTTTGTTAATTTGGAAGCGAGTACGACCGACGAGGTGGTGCAGTGCAGGCTGAAGAGATTATTCATGTCCTGTCATCTTCCTGAAATGGACTGCTGGAGGGCGTCAACTTAACGTCGTCTTATATTATGATGCCCTGGTAAACTACTGGTATAGGGCGTCTTATGCGATCATTCATGCCTTGTCATCTTGTGATGTCCTACTCATCCTTGATAATGAAGAAACATGCATGTTTGCTTGGTTCACGTAGCTTTAGCTATTTGCAGTATAATTTTTGCTCTGTAATTCGTAACTTGTCATCGCGCACCCTGTAATAATTCAGCGGTAAGCAGCCGGTTTAGCTGGCTATCATGCATGGTATCGTGGTGGTTGGCGCCATGACTTGGAGCTGAGCTAATCCATCAACACGCCTAATAACCAAACAATTGTTGACAGATTGTACGTCAGCACGTATTTATATGCATGATTAAGGATTTAAGGTATTGAACCCGATGATCATTTTCGACATGAGGTCGGGCGATCGACGacggactatatatatatattactgtCTCGTGCTGACATATAATGCATTATGCATGCAGGTATCAGGGAAATCGAGCGTACATCGTCCAAGAGTGCGCGGCGGTGTGGCTGCAAAAGAATATGCTCTGATCTGCTGACTGTTGTCGAACTGTTTTGGAGTAGTCTTTTCCCATGAGATAATATCATAATAATGATTTTGGAGGTAATTACACTTCAAATTTGTACCTATATTACATGTATAATAATAAAGTACGCTATATATGTTTCTAAATTCGAAATTACACACTTCTATCACTATTAAATATATAAAGTAAGCACATAATAGTTTATCAAGACTGAAAAATATCTCCTTAACAAATCACATGCCAATGACATCACTTTAAGTTATTTGTTgacaataaaaattttgtaagTGTTACTTTAAATAAGTTATACATTGTAACTGAGACATTATGCATAATAAGATTCTGACTCGTCCATAGGCATTGATTGATGGACTAGTATATACTGTATATATAAAGAGAGAACTGAGAAGGAGAAATTTGGGTCAATAACTAGGGTGTCGAGGTGCAAAGCTGCGCACTTTTTCAGTGGTTATTAATCAGTTTCGGTGGTTTCAGCACTCAGCAGCAGTTTCGGAACCAACTGCCACGTTTTGGGGACTATACTAGTACTACTGGCGCGTACTGGTGTCACTGGACGTCTGGACAGACGATATGCTCTGGACTTGGAAGACTTTGCTCTCATCATGGAGCATCACAAGGTGGTTGTTAGGAGCCCGCCCATCATGCCAAAATAATAAGAGATTAGGTTCTGGAAGCTCTCCAATGTGCAGAGAGATTCCTCCTTACCAACCAGTCGATTAACATTTTGTTCTCTCTTGGAAGACTGCTGAGTAGTACTAGTGATTGAGACGCCTATATATTTCTTTCTTTCGTTTCCTGCGTCCCTGCAGACGAGTTGAAGCTTGAAGCAGTGTGTACCTGCAACTCCAGCGCACCATGACAACCAAGGTTAGTTGCATGTGCCTACCAATTACCATGTTAACACGCACTGATTTTAAATGAACAAATTTGCATTAGcagtgtgtatatcttttaattTCTGAAACTTTTTGGTTTCGCCTTTGATTACTACTAGGATTCTACCTTGATCATTGAAGTGGACCTCCAATGCGAGAAATGTTACAAGAAGATTCAGAAAGTTCTCTGCAAACTCCAGTGTATGAAATAATCCTGTGTGTGTAAATCTGTCAAGTCAAATTTCATTTTATTTCAGGCCATAGCTTCATTAGTTTGGTTCTTTCCTCTCTCTTTGGATTTGGATTTGGATTGGAATTTGCATGCATGGAACATCTTTCAGCCAAGGAGATCATCAAGAAGATTGACTACGAGAACACCAAGAACAAGGTCACCGTCGTCGGTGCTTTCGACCCCAAGAAGCTGTCCAAGATACTGAGATGCAAGGCCTGCGACGTCATCAAGGACATCACCATCGTCAAGCCTCCTGAGGAGAAGAAACCcacagaagagaagaagaagcctgCCGAGGAGAAGAAACCcacagaagagaagaagaagcctgCCGAGGAGAAGAAGcccgaagagaagaagaagcctgCCGAGGAAAAGAAACCCGCAGAAGAGAAGAAGCCCGACGAGAAGGCGAAGGCGAAGCCTGCCGCGGCGCCGCCGTCGACGATGGTGAACCTGCAGTTCACCAACATCTGCGGCATCTGCTATCCGTGGCCGTGCAACGACCCGGCGCACTGGGGCGGCTTCCACCACCCGCACCAGCTTCCTCAGTGGCCACCGTGCGGAGGGatggctccggctccggcgccggcgcctgCCCCGCCGGTTCACAACCACCCGAAACCGCCCTGCGGCGGTGGCCCTCAGAAATGGGCGCAGTGCGGCGGCCCTCCGTTCTGCGCAGGCTGCGCgtggtgcggcggcggcggcggcggcggcatgaaCTGCTGGGCGCCGCCGGCGCAGCAGCCGATGTGCTGCCCCGGGCCGTCGCTGTGCAGAGGGTGCAACGGGTGCAAGATCGTGCGTGAGACCAAGTTCAGCTACGAAGAGTACCCCTCCAGTGCATGTGCCATCATGTGATCATCATCTTACTCCTACTTGTGTTGTGCTGTTCAATCTTACACTAATTAGCTCTCTGAATTTTGGTCAAAAAAAGTAATAGTGTAGTTAATCTTTTTCTTGCAAAGGAAAAGTTCCTTTTTTGTTGTGGtaatttgtttctttttttcaaTTTCCATCCATAGTCAATCTTCAGTGCACAAGATGTGTTTATGTCCAATTATTTGTCCATGAACAGTATACACATTTTGTTCACATATACGTGTTTTCCTCCGTTCTAAAACATTTAAGTCATTTTTATATAATACTTCCTctgtccctgaaagcttcaattcctagaatccgtgccagtcaaacttgtttaactttgaccaactttatagaaaagagcatcaatatgtataacataaaatgagtatcttatgtaaatatattcaatgataaatctaatggtattaatttggtaatataaatcttagtgttttttttctataaatttagtcaaagtttcaaaattttgatttaaaataactctagaaattgcagcttttagagacagagggagtagtatAAGTTAAGGACTTGTATACGCGTGTAGCACCCACACGCACACTCTAATTAAAGAGAGCTCTGCTCAGGTATTCCCTAACTAAAAAACTTTGTGAATCTCAAAGCAAAAAGTAGTTAATGTGGTTAGGGGTGGATTCGTCAGCAGACAAATAATTCATTCTTATCCAACTGGGTCATTCTGCATGTATGTGTGCATGCAAATCTGCAGCTCACTATTTTCATGAGGatcttgttaaatactaataagTATTATAAAATAAGAGGTGGTACTTGTACAATATACCAATTGGCAGAGTATAATGTTTCATTCGAAAAATGCATGCCTTGGGTTCAaatttttgccaaaaaattATGAATTTCAGAGGTGATAAAAAACTCCAAAATTTCACAATACTTTAGTGCATCTGCTTTGTTGTGTATATATAATTCTTACTCATATGTTTATGTTGCATATTCTTCTAAAAAATTcgttttgtttagatctaaaaaaaattagaaaaaaaaatatatttcttgAGTCTTTAAAATGCTGGAATTTTACGAATTTTAGTGATTTGAAGGGGACGATGaaatttgtaaaattcgtaTATCTTCGGCCCATGCACGGCCCGCTAGGCCACTTTTCGTGCCGGGCCGGCCCGatgagcccgacctttttagcaTGCCGGGCTGGCCCAAGGCCCATCAAATACTAGACCAAAATTGCATACATATTAaattatcttaaaaatttttctaACATTCCTTGATGCAAATtcgttttttctttcttttatcaTTGGGAAAAGAATATTTTTTGATGACATGGTActattaaaaaaattagaaaaacaATTAGTAACTACAACGGGCCACTAACGGGTCTCTCTTCTTTTATCGGGCCAGACCGTGCCAGCCCACGGGCCTAGGGTGTGGCCCAGGAACGGTCTGCTCCTCCGGGCCGGGCCAGCCTGGGCCCGCTAGTTACCGGACCAGGCCGTGCTTGGGCTGGGCCAAAATATCGGGCCTTGTGCTGGGCTCACAGGCCCGGGCTGCATGCCCATATATATATTATCTGGTTCTGGTCTCTGGAGAAGAAGTGTTTAGCTCATTAGCTGTTGCATACAACCTGACTGGTGATCTTTTCATGGAGCAGAATCTGCACTTGGAGGATCCAGTGTAGTCAAAAAATTCCATCAGTTACGGACTAAACTACTGTGAGCAAGCtgcgaagcttgctcctaattAATTGTTTGGAGACAGCAACAGCTTATGGAGCTACGCTCATAGCACTCCAGCTGCTTGACAGTGCAGAAATAGTGCTCCGAAGAAGGAACCCTTTTCTCAACCAGATGGGGGCACGAAGGACCAACTAATTGCACATGCATGACTTCGCATAAAGAAGGACCTCGCATACAAGGCACGTCATGAAGGTTTGTCGTTCGGCAAAGTTCTCAAGTAGCTTGACAATCCCCAAGCTCAATCCAAACCATTCTTAATGCTGCTAAGAAGGTTACTGGCAAGCAGCATGATTATGCCCGTGCAAAGCTGTTGTACCCACATGTAGTACTATATGTCTGATGCGATCAGGTTTGCTTCTATCCAATCAGTTAAGTAATCAGAACAGAGAGTTGATTCTTCAGTCAGCGCTCAGCGGTGTTCTCGATTTTACTGCTGACTTTCCCAAGTTGGTAGTTATTTCACTCTGTTGTGCAAAGCTAAACGGGTTTCTTTGATGCTGTAGAGAAGGAGTACTGCCATGCACTTGGCATATATAATAAATCCAGATGATCCCAGGTATCATTAGATCCCCTTCGGATGCACTAAGGGCGTGAAGTACATGGACCGGGACACCGGGTGCGGCAATATGTGGAATCATTTCAttacttaggccctgtttagttcctcacctaaaattttttcatccatcccatcgaatctttggacacatgcatagaacattaaatgtagataaaaaaataaactaattacacagtttggttgaaaatcgcgagacgaatcttttaagcctagttagtccatgattagccttaagtgctacagtaacccacaatgtgctaatgacagcttaattatacttaatagatttgtcttgcagttttctgacgagctatgtaatttgtttttttattagtttctaaaaacctctcccgacatctttccgacacattcgatgtgacacccaaaaaattttcatcttcaatctaaacagggcctacatAGTTGAGAGTCACTTTGGATACCTCTCAATGAAGAGTCAAAAGGGTTCATTCATTCCTTTATCGTGAAAAATATAGTAATGTGTGGTAGATTTTTATATAATGATGTAGTTCAAAATTTGTTAGATGCTTGTTTATAAATtataactttttttaaaaaaaaaaattgcatgtataatggtttgtatttttttttccatTTACTCATGCGCTGCTATGACGTGGTGCTGCTGAGCCTGCGCCTACCAAACAAGCTCTCTCGCTAATCGCTATGCATGGTGCTGTGTACGCAAGGCGCGGTTCTTCACCTCGAGGTGTCGTGTCGATGGCTCTCTCGGTTTCACCCTCGACCTCGTGTTACATGCATTGCGCTCGAGGCTGGACGGGCAAACAACGGAAGAAATATGCTCGATCGTCAGGTCGGTTGCAGCAATAGactcccttttttttttggacaaTCGCAATAATTAATAGTCTCCTTGTGAAATGCAG encodes:
- the LOC8078569 gene encoding probable galacturonosyltransferase 7 encodes the protein MKAQPLLPAALKRRRGPRVAVLALVLCSLLVPLAFLFDRAPSGYVTTEERHRQEVVLPKFDHEEKRRPTGADSGKRQEALEKIIPRSRSGVIHQQTPEKNISKGSTGVIHHQTPEKNISKVLPAPKVEPSKDVTDSTKVAKDASQEGEKADEVEKAKSCQLEFGSYCLWSIEHKEIMKDHIVKRLKDQLFVARSYYPSIAKLQGQEALTQEMKQNIQDHERILSVSTVDADLPSFISKRMKQMERTIVRAKSCTVDCKNVDRKLRQILDMTEDEAHFHMKQSAFLYNLGAQTLPKSHHCLSMRLTLEYFKSSSLDSDDSPGKFSSPEYRHYVILSRNVLAASVVINSTVSSSKEPGHLAFHILTDAQNYYAMKHWFARNSYKNAATQVINYEAIILEKLPKYTIRQLYLPEEFRVLIRSIKQPTENTRMKYLSLFSHSHFVIPEIFKYLNKVVVLDDDVVVQRDLSFLWNIDMGDKVNGAVELCGLKLGEMKNVLGKTAYDPNLCAWMSGVNLINLDKWREHNVTENYLLLMKKFKFKDELSLRAAAFPLSLLSFQHLIYPLDEKLTLAGLGYDYGIDEVVARRSASLHYNGNMKPWLELGIPDYKKYWKRFLVRGDRFMDECNVNP
- the LOC8078570 gene encoding protein PYRICULARIA ORYZAE RESISTANCE 21, with product MTTKDSTLIIEVDLQCEKCYKKIQKVLCKLQSKEIIKKIDYENTKNKVTVVGAFDPKKLSKILRCKACDVIKDITIVKPPEEKKPTEEKKKPAEEKKPTEEKKKPAEEKKPEEKKKPAEEKKPAEEKKPDEKAKAKPAAAPPSTMVNLQFTNICGICYPWPCNDPAHWGGFHHPHQLPQWPPCGGMAPAPAPAPAPPVHNHPKPPCGGGPQKWAQCGGPPFCAGCAWCGGGGGGGMNCWAPPAQQPMCCPGPSLCRGCNGCKIVRETKFSYEEYPSSACAIM